A window of Corythoichthys intestinalis isolate RoL2023-P3 chromosome 14, ASM3026506v1, whole genome shotgun sequence contains these coding sequences:
- the exosc4 gene encoding exosome complex component RRP41, translating to MAGLELLSDQGYRLDGRKASELRKVQARMGVFAQADGSAYFEQGNTKALAVVYGPHEMRGSRIRTLHDRAVINCQYSMATFSTSERKRRPHGDRKSTEMSLHLKQTFEAAVMTQLYPRSQIDIYVKILQSDGGNYSVCVNAATLAVIDAGIPMLDYVCASTVGFVDETPLADLCYAEESGGVSSLALALLPRGGQIALVQMEARLHQDHLEAMMEAAMTACKGVSKVLDQVVRQHLQEASLATAD from the exons ATGGCTGGTTTGGAGCTGTTGTCCGACCAAGGATACCGTCTGGATGGACGCAAAGCCAGCGAGCTTCGCAAGGTTCAAGCCCGCATGGGTGTGTTCGCTCAGGCCGATGGCTCGGCGTATTTTGAGCAAGGAAACACCAAAGCTCTAGCGGTTGTGTACGGTCCGCACGAA ATGCGAGGCTCCCGCATTCGGACCCTCCATGACCGGGCTGTCATCAACTGCCAGTACAGCATGGCCACTTTCAGCACGTCAGAGAGGAAGAGGAGACCGCACGGCGACCGCAAGTCCACTGAGATGAGCCTCCACCTCAAACAGACATTCGAAGCCGCTGTGATGACGCAGCTTTACCCACGCTCTCAAATTGACATCTACGTCAAG ATTCTTCAGTCAGACGGAGGCAACTACAGTGTGTGCGTGAACGCTGCCACCCTGGCCGTGATAGATGCCGGCATCCCCATGCTGGACTACGTGTGCGCTTCCACCGTGGGCTTTGTCGACGAGACGCCGCTCGCCGACTTGTGCTACGCTGAAGAGAGTGGTGGCGTGAGCTCCCTGGCGCTAGCATTGCTCCCACGTGGCGGGCAGATTGCCTTGGTTCAGATGGAAGCCAGGCTACATCAGGACCACCTCGAGGCCATGATGGAGGCTGCCATGACAGCTTGCAAAGGTGTGAGCAAGGTACTAGACCAGGTGGTGCGTCAACATCTTCAAGAGGCTTCTCTGGCCACTGCAGACTGA